ttaaatggtgaagagaacaggggaaatgtggggagagcagtgacttctaggaagtgctgaatggaaagtctATGACTAAAGTATAGAGGaatggcagacaatatttaattgacagctggggtttttaaatgagcttacaacaactatgacttctttaataaaaaatagaaattggatttcatgtttaatttgaaaaatacttttattatacagattttgtgtctgggtgacaggtccactgtaAGGATTTGGGAGTGCATTCATTTACCTTCTGCAATAATCTCAGTTATATATTTAATCCCGTAACGTTCTCATTGGTGAGGATCTGGGATACTTTTAAAGGTTGTTGTTGTTGCAGTTTAGGGTTACACCATAGAGTTTATCAAATTATTTAGCATCTCcgcaatatacattttaaaggaattgttcagaataagaataaaaactgggtaaatagataggctgtgcaaaataaaaaatgtgtctttgcacagcctatctatttacccagtttttatttatattctgaactgttcctttaaggttcagAGGACAGTCATAGAATTTCAAAACTGAaatatttcacaatgtttttttctttgtctttttccaGAGCCAGTTAATGAAAATATCAGAGGAACCTGCAGACTCAGAGATAAAGGACATGGAGAAGATTCAGCTAAATGAGCAAATTCTGTTTCTCACACTGAAGATTGTCtctctgctgactggagaggtgagagGTCCTAGAAATGTCATCTCTGTTTAAGGGGGATATTAGATTCAATTATAAATAcaaagtggcagatttactatgggtcgaatatcgagggttaattaaccctcgatattcgactgggaattgaaatccttcgacttcgaatatcgaagtcgaatgatttagcgcagaaaattcgatcgaacgatcgaagtattattccttcgatcgaacaattaaatccttcgaatcgaacgattcgaaggatttaaatccaacgatcgaaggaatatccttcaatcaaaaaaacttaggcaagcctatggggaccttccccataggctaacattgacttcggtagcttttagctgccgaagtagggggtcgaattttttattaaagagacagtacttcgactatcgaatggtcgaatagtcgaacgattttttttgttcgaatccttcgatagtcgtagtcgaaggtcgaagtagcccattcgatggtcgaagtagcccaaaaaacacttcgaaattcgaagttttttacatttcgaatccttcattcgagcttagtaaatctgccccaaagtgtcattTTACCTCTCTTAAatggggttttcaccttccaccttcttttttttcagttcatttgttttcagattgttcccaagaaataaagaattttttaggTACTTtccatctttgatttttttaccgtttttccaaaatctaagtttaaagttgaatgttggtgtctctggtgtttgagtctggcagctcagtaattcaggtgcagattctgaactgttacaatatttaggggcacatttactaagggtcgaatatcaagggttaataaaccctcgaatttgaccctcaaagtaaaatccttcgaatattgaatttgaaggatttagcgcaaatgttacgatcgaagtaaaaatcgttcgatcaaacgataaaatccttagaatcgaacggttcgaaggattttaatcaaacgatcaaaggatttttcttcaatttatggggaaggtccccataggctaacaatgcacctcggtaggtttaaactgccgaagtatgcagtcgaagttttttttagacagtacttcgacaatcgaatggtcgaatgatttttagttcaaatcgttcaaatggaaggtcatagtagcctattcgatggtcaaagtacccaaaaaaatacttcaaaatttgacgtttttttcattcgaatccttcactcgagcttagtaaatgtgtccccacgttgttacatttctcagcagcatctctggagtattagcaactattgtatcaattctaacagctgcctgtaatgaaacccagagattctgctcagcagggacagagataagaaatgtatcaagtaaaagtatcaatttagaacagtttagagaatcagtgaccccccctcgcagagctgctttagaaagtgaaaaattaaactttacacttcagtattagaaaaacaatcacacatTGAAAATAGAACGTAATTGGGGGAATCCTTATTCCTGGCAAActctctgaaaccaactgaactgaagaaagttttggaaggagaacaacctATTTAAATAATCTTCTCTCATATAAATGCATTGTCAGTTTCCTCCCCTGCTATATACTTAGCCTTCCTTGTAGCAGATAGGTGCACTATTCAAAACCCCACTTCTGCTCCCAGATACAGGACTCACAATACCTAAATATTAATACATTGCATATTTAGAAAATGCCGCTAAAAGTAAGTTGtcctcaaaaatttttttgaaaagtataCATTGACTTTCAAAATGGTTTAAATGTCTTTCAACTGCAAATATAAGCTGAAgttagcattttaaataaaatgtatgccaTATATTTCCAAGGCTGCAATTTACAGCATCTCACAgatgtcagaaggcaaataaaccGACTATTAaaggtaactttcagtatgttatagaatggccaattctaaacaacttttcaattggttttcattgttcattttttatatttttataataatgtgcctttttcttctgactctttgcagctttcaaatgggcgtcgctgaccccatctaaaaaaacaaatgctctgtaaggctacacatttaggggcagatttacatagggtcgaatatcgagggttaattaaccctcgatattcgactgccgaatgtaaatccttcgaatatcgaaggatttatcgctattcctacgatcgaacaaataatccttcgaatcgaacgattcgaaggattttaatccatcgatcaaaggatattccttcgatcagaaaattgttaggaatcctatggggaccttccccataggctaacattggcctcggtaggttttaggtggcgaactagggggtcgaagtattttttaaagagacagtacttccactatcgaatggtcgaatagttgaacaatttttagtttgaatcgttcgattcgaagtcatggtcgcaggtcgaagtagcctattcgatggtcgaagtagccatattcgaccattcgaaattcaaagtattttttcttctattccttcactcgagctaagtaaatggcccccaattgttattgctacttttcattactcatctctctattctggccctttcctgttcatattccagtcctttaattcaaatcaatgcatggttgctagggtaatttggaccctagttaccagattgcttaaaggaaaactatacccccaaaatgaacacttaagcaacagatagtttatatcaaattgaatgacatattaaagaatcttaccaaactggaatatatatttacataaatattgcccttttacatctcttgccttgaaccaccatttcgtgactctatctgtgctgcctcagagatcacctgaccagaaatactacaacactaactgtaacaggaagaagtgaggaagcaaaaggcagaactctgtctgttaattggctcatgtgaccttacatgtggtttgtatgtgtgcacagtgaatcttacgatcccagggggcggcccttattttttaaaatggcaattttctatttaagattacccaatggcacatactactaaaaaagtatattattatgataatggttcatttacatgaagcagggttttacacatgagctgttttactcagtatcttttaatagagacctacattgtttggggggtatagttttcctttaaaatgcaaattgaagagctgctgaataaaaagcgaaataattcaaaatccttaaataataaaaaccaattgcaaatgatctcagaatatccctatcgacatcatacttaaagttatctcaaaggtgaacaaacccttttaaGCTTCTACTGTACATCTGGTGGGCAGgaaagctgtgattggctacccacaTCCTATTGGAAccacccttagtgctcatttgtAACAGACACAGACCGATGTGGAGCTCAAGTAAAGGTGTCATTTCTAAACTAACAATGCTTTTCAGCTGAAATTGAAACAAAGCACCATGTATTATTCTACCTATAATTCTAACTTTCTGTCTCATTATGTAGGATTATATTGTTGTGAGACAGTCGGCAGATGATGCCAAACACAGATGCAAGGTGTGCATGGTAAATGGATTCTGCAAGCACCATACCCCGCCTTTGGATCATTCCACGGGTAAGGAAAGAGACAAGGAGATTCTGGAAATCATAAGCAATATCATTTTCCTGCTGACTGAAGAGGTGGGTGCTGCCAGACTGGTTGTTCTGTATAATACAACAGTACTTTTCTCATGGTGCTAACTGCAAGCTCTGTGTGTTTAGGTCACTGTAAGGTGTGAGGATGTTTCTGTCTATTTCTCCAAGGAAGAATGGGAGTATTTAAGTTGTAACAAGACCCTATACAAGGAAGTAATGCAACCGAATTCTCCACCTTTATGCTTATTGGGTAAGTGATGTTAAAACTGTAGTGTAGTTCACACGCTCAAACCAGCGTGCCTGTCCCCTACATATTATACTCTATTCAAATGCACTCctctaacataatagacagaacactacttcctgcttttcagctctcttaactctgagttagtcagcaacttgaaggggggccacagtggacataactgttcagtgagtttgcaaatgatccttatcattcaactcagattcaaaagcaacagttatgacccatgtaacCCCCCTCAAGTCTGtttgttactgtctggtaaccaatcagtgaaagacaagagagctgaaaagcaggaagtagtgttctggctattatgttacacatccagtcactccagcctttatacattacatgtttggctaactaactatattagaaacattttttattttgcacagtctgtctatttacacagtttttatttttatattgaacaattcctttaaagcagaatatagtagggatgcaccaaatccaggattcgtttcgggattcagcctttttcagcaggattcggatttggccgaattctgcccagccgaacccaaccctgatttgcatatgcaaattaggggcaggggaggaaattgcgtgactttttgtcacaaaacaaggaagtaaaaaaatttccccttcccacctctaatttgcatatgcaaattaggattcggtttggtattcggccgaatctttcgcaaaagaatTCTGGGGCTCGGCTGAAtctgaaatagtggatttggtgcatccctagatgatATCCCGTGTCAGTGTAAGAATAATTAAatctttggtttttatttttttgccagattGGGAAAATAACCTTGATTCTCAGGATAATCTAAAAGCAGAATATGGTTGGGATGATGTCCCGTGCCAGGGTGAAGACATGGCTGAAGAAGATTACAAAGTAGAAACTCTCCTAAACTCTGCATTTCCTCCTGTAGAACTGAATTTGGCCAATAGTGCATCACATTCTGCGTACAAGAAATCAGTTTCTTATGAAGAGGGAACACAAAGGAGCCCAAATATCGTCGTTTTAGCATTTACTGAAAACATGCAGATAACCAATGCAGCCATTGATAAAGCATGCAGCCTGAATACCCCTTTGTCAGAGATAAAGGGCAAGGAAAATGGTAAAATGGTGACTAACAAGTCCATCTCTGCGTCTCCTCTTAAAAAACACACCAAGGCCACATATATCTGCGGGTTGTGTCAGAAGCTTTTCCCCTGTAACCGAGATCTCATTAGGCACCAGAAATACCACACCGGGGAGAAGCCGTTTTCGTGTTCCGTATGTGGGAAGTGCTACGGAGACAACACGCTTCTCGTTCGGCACCAGCGAATTCACACCGCCGATAGGCTATTCCCATGCCCTGAATGTGGCAAGTTCTTTGTAGATCGCTCCCAGCTGCTTATTCATCAAACCAGTCACACGGGTGAAAAACGCTATTCTTGCGCCGAGTGTGGGAAGTGGTTTTACTACGCGTCTGCTCTCACGAAGCACCAGAGGATCCACACCGGAGAGAAGCCGTATTCCTGTTCTTTCTGCGGGAAGAGATTCAACGACAACTCCATTCTTACGAGACACGAGaggattcacacaggagagaagccATTTGCCTGTACGGTATGTGGCAAACGCTATACGCGCCGCTCGCACCTGAGCGAACATCAGAGGAGCCACACGGGAGAAACGCCTTTTATCTGTTCCGAGTGTGGAATATGCTTTGGGCGGCAAAGTCATCTAAAAGCTCATTTTAGAATTCACACAAGTCAAGCTCCTTTATCCTAATATGGGATTATACTGAAATGTTTATCAAGGGCTTGATTATGATGCCCCACGTAGTGTTTAAAGAGCAAAAAAGGCCAAAATAAGACATTGTAAAATACCAAGGCCTCTGTTTTGGATTTTCAGATCTGTTGCTCAGTGCAGAGCGCGGCATCTGGGGGGAATACGttcttacaggaacagtaacaccaaaaaaatgaaagtgtatcaaagtgattaaaggactagtaacagcaaacattttctaaatttgttggtatgctacgaaaaaaagacgccaacacatattaaactttaaaaatcgCTAAGTCCTTATTAAGAAGTAACTTACCggaactccgcttgcgctcctcttcagaaacggcaacagggcaaagatccatcatgtggcgctcgatttctcctccctggctatctcctataagcgaggcagggaggagaaatggagcgccgatcaccttttctgaagcggagcgcaagcggagtttcggtaagttatttcgtAATAAAGGCTTAgcaactttaaagtttaatatgtgttggtgtatGTTTTTCGTAGCATAccaacgaatttttaaaaaaacatttttgctgttactggtcctttaaaatataatttactgctaccctgcactggtgaaaattcggtgtttatttcagaaacactactatggtttatataaataagctgctgtgtagccatgggggcagccactcaagttggaaaaaagtagaaaaggtccaggttatatagcagataacagataaaacaccattgtattgaatagtgcttatctgttatacgctatgtaacctgtgcccagcatcttatttatataaactaacgtagtctttctgaagcaaacacagacttttaccagtgcagggcagcagtgcattctattaattaattaattactttgatacataaatgagcactaaggggcacaagagtgctaatttttttaagcatttttacaGCATGTGAGATACAAGTTTGCATTAAGCAAGCCTAAATATTTTTCTACAAGTTTCTATGCATTATTTATGAACACAGGTTGtcatacaaatattattattaattattatttaactcTTAACCTATTTATATTTCTCAGTACGTGTGGATATTAGCATACAGtattctgaagaaaaaaaaaatatatagataaaacAATGTCCATAGTCGCATCTCATATACTGTCCTTGTTTTAAGGTGTCCAGCCTATCAGACTGCAGGACAGATGGATAAATACTATACGAGCAGCCTTACACCATGGGGCCTCCTTCTCATTCTTCCATTTGCTCATGCCAACAAACTCGCCAATCAGAACTGCAGACTCTGATGATTGGTCGATGTGGTGCATGATGGATGAACTGACTGATATCTTAACAGTCTATCGTTTATCCAACATACATTTACACAATTATCATATGGATATGTGTATGGCTGGCTTTACATAGCAAAAGAAGCCTTagttaaatattagggatgcaccgaatccactactttggattcggccgaacccctgaatcctttgggaaagattcgggcgaataccgaacccaaatcttaattggcatatgcaaattaggggtgggaaagggaaaacattttttacttcctggttttgtgacaaaaagtcacgagatttccctccccgtccctaatttgcatgtgcaaattaggatttgaattctgttcggcctggcagaaggattcagccgaatccaaatcctgctgaaaaagaccgaatcctgaattcggtgcatccctagtaaatattgttttaaatatttttgttttaattcgaTTCAGTTTCTCTTTATCTTGACAAAACAAGTGTATGACGTGTAAAAGTGGCGCACCAAACAAACAAAGAGAAGCAAGACTTTTGTTACTGTGGAGACAgtactttttacatataaaacaaaTTTAGGGGAAAcggaaaatgcatttttatagagTGCAGCTTTACTAAGCAATGCAgtttatttgttaaattattctTGCATTCCTCCGAAAcgcagtggggctcatttataaacactgggcaatatGAAACCTGGGCAGTAAcgcatagtaaccaatcagtgattagtctTGCTTCAGCCAGctacaggtagaacaatgaaagcaaacatctgattggtcacCATGGTTTGCTGCTCAGATGTAAATaggcccagtgtttataaatgagccccagtatttgtatgtgtttttaagAGGCTTTAGAAAAGCAGAACACCGatgttttagggtaggactacacatacgtgctgcgacaaaatgccggcgtcaaaacgcatgcgacggaaataaggtaagtgaatgcattgtcagatgaagtcgcagcgttgatcccaCGCAACATGACCGTCATGACCTTATTTCTGTCTCATGCGATTTGATgctggcgttttgtcgcagcgcgtaggatcgcgccaaaaacatccgtgtagtcctaccctaaaaggaTTCGTTCATCCTTAACATTTTTCAATGAGGAACTAGTTATAATAGGGCTGGACCCCTAAGTACAGTTACTATTGaatacttaaagggcaactatcgcgaaaatgaaagtttaatataagcttcagcatactttgtcttcatgcagcagttgggtgtcatatattcattgacagttagatccaatatatcttataggggggctccttttgcctagaagatgtattagagctcactgtattaaaatcgccaaacatcatgtctctctacatgcaggatttctgcaaaaggcagttattttgttagattttgtttgtactggaatcggttatttgagtgagctctaatacatctcctaGGAAAGAaaaaccccctataagataaattggatctaactgtcaatgaataacttacacccaactgctgcatgaagacagaatgaagagaaacagatgccgagagagggatagtgaagataaacttgattacttcagaaatgatgcagaatttttaattgattgcatttagaaatgaTCTtgttttagtatgctgaagctaatattaaaattacattttcacgatCACTCCCCTTTAAATTGATGACTACTTTAGCTTCTGGTTCATAGTCATGTCTAGCAACTGTCATCCATTCTATGACATAATGCCCCAGCTGCAGCCATAATTCACTGCTGGGATATAAGTTGCATTAGATATCCCGTGAGTTAGGGGTCAGTGTTGAGCCCAACAGTAAGGGAGGCCTCTCTGTCCCACTGCAGCTCACTGACTTCTGTAACGCAGGACAGTTGTAACGACACCTGCTGAGAGTTTTAGTTCATCAACAAGATGGTCTTCGATTTAtggatcatttttacatttattttttttcactttaaagtaAAGTACGATTTTCTTTCATCAATACATTTGAGGATGTTGACTTAACGTTAAAAACGTTTGCCATTTTGAGCGATTGCGTGATTTCTAGAGTGTTTTTAGGGTTTGCGGTTGATGCTTtgaaaagtttgtgttttttacGCCTGTTGAAACTGCTTTTTTTGTTTCTGATCTGCACACATCATGTGTGAGAGTTAAACTTGACATATGTGTGATGTATGTGTATCGACATAACCGTAAGATATGCTGTACCATATacaacatgtttattttttttattaaatgttggtGTTTACGATTTATCCACAAAATTAAAACGTCATCTCAGCGATGTATATAACAGCAAGAATTGTCCCAGAAATCACACAGCTTAATATTTATCATGGGAAAGTTCTCTTTAAAAAGTCTTCTGGATAAGTTTTAGATCTGTGTGGTCACCTTCCTCACTGATAGGCAGCCATCCATGTTTTAGAAatgcagtgcatgctgggagttctaCTTTTAAtacgtgttttttttaatctgcttgAAAACTGCCACTTAAAGAGTCAGCAATACACTGgcttgaatgacagactggaaagCTTTCCCTTTAGGAGGGTGTTTCTTATTtgcaacccttaaaggagaattcaacccttcacataaaaaacccctacccccctacataaccccctcctccccccccagcctacctgttACCCGggtcaaatgcccctaactttttacttatccctcggttTAGATTCAgtcctcgggagttcacggccgccatcttcttttcttcgtttaACTTCAGAAGCAGACCATTGTTTCGGTGCAGTTGGATTAATATTCCCGGTCCTGCGCACGGGACAAAAGTCACGAAAAATGCACCAAGAACGACGGTCTGTTTCCGaaatttaacaaacaaaataagatggctgccttgaactccagaggacagaatctgcaccgaggggtaagtaaaaaagttaggggcattttccccgGGTACCTGGTAGGCTGGGGGgcggaggagagggtctacgtagggtaggggttttttatgttacgggttgaattctccttttaagaGGTGGTTCACATATAAGTTAaattgttagtatgttatagaatgtcctattcctagaaACACTGGAATTGGTTtcctatttgttttttattgtttgtggtttttgagttatgcagctttttattctacatctttccagctttcagatggggggggtCACTCTGTGagcttaaaattatattattcttattacttttttttttttttacttatctttctgttttattcataaaataaacaAGACCTTAGGAACCAGATTCAAAAATGGAGAACTGCCAAACAAAAAGaatcagaatatcaatgtctactacattaacataaaggtgaacaacccctgtaaatgtAAAACCTCTGCACAAAAACAAAGTAGTCCCTGCATTTCTTAATATATGGGATTagttatcaagaaacccattacCTGAATACTACATGTAAGTGTATCACACAGATATTAACACAGTTATATGGCAGTAATAGAGAAAGACTTGTTCTGGTttccctttctgtttttttttttttttttttttatctggttaTAAAGATCACACTCTCAAGCTCAAAACCACACTAACTTATCTACCACTGAACATGTGCTTGACTACAGGAAACCCTTTTGTTACTGTAAAATACATGCCATTTGCAAAATAAAGACTGTTTCTATGTAATATCCTCTGTACgccattctttaaaggagaattaaagtagTATAAATAATTAGGGTAAAATGCACATTATGTTTCGGGGGTTCTGCATCtaccaccacagccctttagcagtaaagatctgtgtctccaaagatgccccagtagctccccatcttctgctgattcactgcacatgctctgtgctgctgtcacttactgagggaccgactatactgtatatgtatatacatatatatatatatatgtatatacacatacatacatacacatatgtattagggatgcaccaaatccaggattcggttcgggattcagtctttttcagcaggattcagccgaatccttctgcctggccgaaccaaatcctaatttgcatacacaaattaggggcgggagggaaatcacgtgactttttgtcacaaaacatggaagtaaaaaatgtttccccttcccacccctaatttgcatatgcaaattaggatccggttcggTATTAGCCCCAATCTTTCATGAGAGATTCTGGGGTTcgaccaaaatagtggattcggtgcatccctagtatatatatatatatatatatatatatatatatatatatatatatatatatatatatatatatatatatatatatatatatatatatatatatatatatatatatatatatatatatatatatatatatatatatatatacatatatatatatatatatatatatatacatatatatatatatacatatatatacatatatatatatatatatatatatataatatatatatatatatatatatatatatatatacatatatatatatacatatatatatatatatatatatatatatatatatatacatatatatatatacatatatatatatatacatatatatatatacatatatatatatatacatatatatatatatatatatatatatatatatatatatatataggaagaaaaagccagcacagctcgtatAAAGGTgtttgttgcctgggtgctaacagcaaaacAATAGTGGATATCGGAAGagaggcgagcacacacaggtcttagcagaaaaacaaaaggtgtttattgaacaaaaaaactaacgtttcggctagcactctagcctttctcaaagtacaaacaaaatggaaaaccaaccttttaaaccccccAGTGGCGGGAAACGAGGGAAAGTGACGTCATAGTGACAAGAATGTTAGGTGTAGgtaaacaatatgcaaaaaaaggACGTGTAGAGAATAAATCCATTAGAAAACGgtgaaaatatatgtatatactaagGAATCAATAGTAACACAA
The sequence above is a segment of the Xenopus laevis strain J_2021 chromosome 8L, Xenopus_laevis_v10.1, whole genome shotgun sequence genome. Coding sequences within it:
- the LOC108699300 gene encoding zinc finger protein 2 — its product is MPVARSLGLARAVPFGASSPSNPTVTSGQNLVAFGFYPEARNAKQEVVKAIAICHRQVKILESQLMKISEEPADSEIKDMEKIQLNEQILFLTLKIVSLLTGEDYIVVRQSADDAKHRCKVCMVNGFCKHHTPPLDHSTGKERDKEILEIISNIIFLLTEEVTVRCEDVSVYFSKEEWEYLSCNKTLYKEVMQPNSPPLCLLDWENNLDSQDNLKAEYGWDDVPCQGEDMAEEDYKVETLLNSAFPPVELNLANSASHSAYKKSVSYEEGTQRSPNIVVLAFTENMQITNAAIDKACSLNTPLSEIKGKENGKMVTNKSISASPLKKHTKATYICGLCQKLFPCNRDLIRHQKYHTGEKPFSCSVCGKCYGDNTLLVRHQRIHTADRLFPCPECGKFFVDRSQLLIHQTSHTGEKRYSCAECGKWFYYASALTKHQRIHTGEKPYSCSFCGKRFNDNSILTRHERIHTGEKPFACTVCGKRYTRRSHLSEHQRSHTGETPFICSECGICFGRQSHLKAHFRIHTSQAPLS